GGCGAGAGGTAGATGGTGCCCTTGCCTTTGGGGGCGGAAATGGAGTCGCGCACCAGGCGCAAAAAGCTGGGGTAGTGGCCTGAGGGCAGTTGGTCGTCCATCAGGAAATTCCCGGTGATCTCAATGTTCGCAAAGCGCGCATTGAGATCCAGCATGCGGGCGAAAGCGGCTTCGACCTGCTCCACCCCCAGGGGTTTGCCGATGGTGTCCAGTGTTTCCTGGTCCGCGGATTCGAAGCCGATATTGATATACACGGTCGCGCCCAGGGCGTTGAGGCGGTGGAAAAACCTGTCCGAGGCTTCCAGGAGTCCATCGACGCTGCCGAAGCACAAGCAATTCCAGTCCTGCATAAAGGAGGTCTCAGGCTGGAGCGTCTCCCGGGCGGTCGCGGCGGCGTACTCCAGTATCTCCGCCGGGGCGCTCAGGGCGTCGTGCTCGCCGAAAAAGACCGCGTTGGTGTTGACCAGGTCTTGGCCGCAGCAGTCGCGCAGGGCGCCAAGCTGGTCGCTGATCTCCTTTTGGCTGCGGGGGGCGAAGGGTTTGCGGTTTTTGATGGTGCAAAAGCGGCATTTATAGCGGCAACCGTCCGCCACTGTCAGCGGCAGGATGTTGTAGTCCACATGGCGGGCGTCCGGGGGCAACACGCTGACACGACCGCCGGCGATTGCGGCAAATCGCTCAGCCGCGGCCTGCAACGCCTCGGGCGTCTTCTGTCGTACTTGGTGCAACGCATCCTGATGCGCGTCCGGCAGGTCCCCGGCCGTGGCCCAAACGCGCTCCACAATCGCCGGCCAGTTGGCGATCAGGTCTTGGACTGCCGCATTGGCGAAGGGGTCATGGCCGAGGACCGCATTCGAGGGGTAGGTCACATTGGGCAGATAGTATTCCCCGGTGGCTTTGACCACTTCGTTATAGGGCGTGGGGATGCGAAAGGAAATGGGCGCGGTCAGCAGATTCTCGCCGATGGTTTCGTACGTGCCTGCGTATCCGCCGGTGGAGTAGTAAACCCAGTCGTTGCCCCGGGTGCGCTTGAGCCATTCCAATTCCGAGGGCCAGTTGGCACTGTGACCCTGGGCTCGGAGGATTTCGTGGTTCAGATTGAAGTGGAGCGTCGCCTCCGGGGTGCGCAGTTCATGGAAGACCCCGAAATGCAGGGGATGGCGGGTTTTTTCATAGCGCTCAGCCCCCCGTTTATACAGGGTCATCGTAAAACCGTCCCCAATGGCGGTTGTGGGCGAGGGTATGTTTATCATGGGTATCATGTCCCTTTGAGCTGCGAGTTTGTTCCCGCTTGGAGGGGGCGTGCGCCACACGCCCCTACACAGACAATACTATTCTTTGCTTCGTGACGCGGCTCTTGCCGCCTTTTGTGTTATTGCCGTCCGGCCTTTCTTCGTGCCTGCGCGCCGTTGCGTGCCCTGATTGTCTCTGCCAGTGCGGGTTCAAGGCGCGCCCCTCTGGTCGCTGTGGAGGCAAGGGCAACATTGTGGTTTCACTTGTAGGGGCGTGTGGCGCACGCCCTTCTTTCGGACGCATTCTGCTTCTAGCCCAGCCCGATGAAAAACGCCGCGAAATCCGCGACACCGGCTTCCTCTTGCTCCCCTCCCCCTTGGCAAGGGGGAGGGAGCCGTGAAGGCCACAACCATGTGCGTTTTCAAGCGGTAACCACACACCGGGGCAGGCAGACAAGGGCGTGCGCCACACGCCCCTACACAGACAATACTATTCTTTGCTTCGTGACGCGGCTCTTGCCGCCATCTGTGCTCTTGCCGTCGGGCTTTTCTTCGTGCCTGCGCGCCGCTGCGTGCCCTGATTGTCTCTGCCAGTGCGGGTTCAAGGCGCGCCCCTCTGGTCGCTGTGGAGGCAAGGGGCAACATTGTGGTTTCACTTGTAGGGGCGTGTGGCGCACGCCCTTCTTTCGGTTGGCGCCGGAGCTGACTTCCTGTGCGCCGTCGCGTGCCCTGATTGTCTCTGCCAGTGCGGGTACAAGGCCCGCCTCTCTGGTCGCTGTGGAGGCAAGGGACAACATTGTGGTTTCACTTGTAGGGGCGTGTGGCGCACGCCCTTCTTTCGGTTGGCGCCGGAGCCGACCTCCTGCGCGTCGTTGCGCGCCCTTTTTGTCCTAGCGCAAGAGATCTTCTTCAAACGGATAATGGGTCAAAAGTTCGGTGCCGTTTTCCGTCACCAGGAGCTGCTCTTCGAGCTTGACGCCCTCACCGCCGCCCTCGTCACCGATATACGACTCCACGCAGAGGGTCATGTTGGGTAAAATGGTCCCGTCGTACCCGGCATCCGGGAAATCGGCCCGGTGGTAGAGATACGGATACTCTCCGGTCATGCCCACGCCGTGCGCCGAGAGGTAATACCGGTTCGCAAAATAGCGGTCCGGGATTTCCCAGGCCTTGTCCGCGTATTCCCGAAAGCTCATGCCCGGGCGGATGATATCCAGATTGTGCTGGATCTGCTCATAGGCCATTGTGTAGAGCGTGCGCTGGGTCTCGGTGGGCTGGTCCGGCCCGGAGTGGAAGGTGCGGGAGAAGTCGGAATAATAGCCGTGACAGCCGACCACATCGGTGTCGAACCCGATGAGTTCGTTGGGGCCGATGACCTTGTTCGAGGATTCCTGAAACCAGGGGTTGGTGCGCTCGCCGGAGTTCAAGAGCCGGGTTTCGACATAGTCACCGTTTAAGGCGATGATACTCTGGTGCAAAACCGACCAGAGTTCGTTTTCGGTGATCCCGGGGCGTATGGAGTCGCGGAGGTGGCCGGTGGCGATCTCCGTGGCCTGCAACGAGGCCATCATGCATTTGATCTCTTCGTCGGATTTGATGCTCCGGGCCAGTTCCACGGGCTCCTGGGCGTCGCTGACGCGGACGCCTTGCCGGGCTATTTCCAGGGCCACGCCGGCGTTCATGCGCTCCAGCCCCAAGGTCTCCGGTTCGCCGCCGAGCAATTCCCGCAGGGTGGCCAGGATATTCTGGGCCCAGGCCCGTTCCTTGTCCGCAATGGCCGGGCCAGCGGCGACAAAACTCGCCGTGGACGAAGGACGGACCTCGTCAATGGTCTCGAATCCGCGTCCGAGATGGAGGCAGCCGGTGAATTCGTACAGGATGGAATGATTTGCCGTGAGAACAAGATAGCGCGAGGGGGCGTTGCGGGCCGAAAAGACCTGCATGTTGCGCGCGCCGGTGGCGTAGCGGATATTCACGGGATCAGAGAGGATCAGGGCCTGGACGTTGTGGCGCTGCATTTCCTGCCGGACCCGCTGCAGCCGGTACGTGCGCACCGCGGGCAGATCAATGCCGATACTCTCCGGGGCCTGGTCCAGAAGCGCGAGCCAGGTGGGGGCGGTGCTTTCCGAATGCCATTCCAAAAGTGCCATAGTGTTTCCCTTATGCGGCCCGACGAGGCCGTGGACGGTTTGGTGAGCAAGAACGTGGTCTGAATGCGAAGAAAAGGAATTTTCCTCCAATCAGGGCGACACCGATATCGGCGCCGGGACAACGCCCCCTCTACCAGTCGGCCCACCGGGATTCGAATGAGGTGCTATCAAAATTTCTGATAGGTGCGGTGGTGCGGCGCTGCGGTGGGCTGTTTGACAGAAGCCCCGAGCCCGCGCATGAAGTCCAAGGGAGGACGACAGCTGCTGCGGCCATGGCGCGGCAGGGTCGATGGAGAACGGGCTGAACCGCTCCGCTAGAGTTGGCTTTGCTCGCACCAAAGGGATCAGGTGCGGGGGAAAGATTGTCTCTCCTCACTGGGGGGGACGGCGCATGATCGCTGCATGCGACGTTGTGCCAGTCATTGCCCGGCCCCTTGCGTTGCGTGCAGCACATGCCCTTGATACCGGGCAATCCAGGAAAATCGCCTGCGTTGTGCCGCACGCATCCCCTTTCGGGCCCCGGGAGCCGTGAGCAGATACGAAAGGTCAACCTGGACA
The sequence above is drawn from the Desulfohalobium retbaense DSM 5692 genome and encodes:
- a CDS encoding radical SAM protein is translated as MINIPSPTTAIGDGFTMTLYKRGAERYEKTRHPLHFGVFHELRTPEATLHFNLNHEILRAQGHSANWPSELEWLKRTRGNDWVYYSTGGYAGTYETIGENLLTAPISFRIPTPYNEVVKATGEYYLPNVTYPSNAVLGHDPFANAAVQDLIANWPAIVERVWATAGDLPDAHQDALHQVRQKTPEALQAAAERFAAIAGGRVSVLPPDARHVDYNILPLTVADGCRYKCRFCTIKNRKPFAPRSQKEISDQLGALRDCCGQDLVNTNAVFFGEHDALSAPAEILEYAAATARETLQPETSFMQDWNCLCFGSVDGLLEASDRFFHRLNALGATVYINIGFESADQETLDTIGKPLGVEQVEAAFARMLDLNARFANIEITGNFLMDDQLPSGHYPSFLRLVRDSISAPKGKGTIYLSPLMHSNPSSKMLFTFNQLKTLSRLPTYLYLIQRL
- a CDS encoding M24 family metallopeptidase; the protein is MALLEWHSESTAPTWLALLDQAPESIGIDLPAVRTYRLQRVRQEMQRHNVQALILSDPVNIRYATGARNMQVFSARNAPSRYLVLTANHSILYEFTGCLHLGRGFETIDEVRPSSTASFVAAGPAIADKERAWAQNILATLRELLGGEPETLGLERMNAGVALEIARQGVRVSDAQEPVELARSIKSDEEIKCMMASLQATEIATGHLRDSIRPGITENELWSVLHQSIIALNGDYVETRLLNSGERTNPWFQESSNKVIGPNELIGFDTDVVGCHGYYSDFSRTFHSGPDQPTETQRTLYTMAYEQIQHNLDIIRPGMSFREYADKAWEIPDRYFANRYYLSAHGVGMTGEYPYLYHRADFPDAGYDGTILPNMTLCVESYIGDEGGGEGVKLEEQLLVTENGTELLTHYPFEEDLLR